From Ailuropoda melanoleuca isolate Jingjing chromosome 8, ASM200744v2, whole genome shotgun sequence, a single genomic window includes:
- the NUMA1 gene encoding nuclear mitotic apparatus protein 1 isoform X3: MTLHATRAAALLSWVNSLHVASPVEAVPQLQDCSVFIKIIDSIHGTDEGQQILQQPVPERLKFVCSFLQKNQKHPSSPECLVSVQKVIEGSELELAKMTMLLLYHSTVGSRSPRDWGQFEYKIQAELAVILKFVLDHEDGLNLNEDLENFLQKAPVPSPCSSTISEELSPPSHQAKREVRFLELQKVASSSGNNFLSGSPASPMGDILQTPQFQMRRLKKQLADERNNRDELELELAENRKLLTEKDAQIAVMQQRIDRLALLNEKQAASPLEPRELEELRGKNESLTVRLHETLKQCQDLKTEKSQMDRKINQLSEENGELSFKLREFASHLQQLQGALNDLTEEHSKATREWVEKQAHLEKELSTAVQDKKCLEEKNEILQGKLSQLEEQLAQLQENPPREKGEVLGDVLQMETLKQEAASLAADNTQLQARVEALEAEQGQREAKLLAERGHFEEEKQQLAGLIAELQGSLSNLSQAKEELEQASKAQGARLSAQVATLTSELTTLNATLQQQDQELAGLKQQAKQEQAQFAQTLEQQEQASQGLRQQLEQLSSSLKQKEQQLVEAAQEQEAARRDHAQRLAAAVEERQASLKQRDSALQQLEALEKEKTAKLEVLQQQLQAANEAQDSAQASVTQAQQEKAELSQKVEELRACVEAARQEQCEAQAQVAELKAQLRSEQQKATERERVAQEKGQFQEQVRALEESLKITKGSLEEEKRRASDALEEQQRHISKLEAETRCLVEQHKQEQKELEEEKAGRKGLEARLRQLGEAHEVEMEALRRELAEAIASQREAEGECEQLAKEVATWRERYEDSQQEEAQYGAMFQEQLMTLKEECEKARQELQEAKEKVAGIEAHSELQISRQQSEVAQLHANLARALQQVQEKEVRAQKLADDLSALQEKMAATGKEVARLEALVRKAGEQQETASRELLKEPPRAGDREAEWPEEQQGRQFCSTQAALQAMEREAEQMGSELERLRAALIESQGQQQEERGQQEREVARLTQERGRAQADLALEKAAKAELEMRLQNALNEQRVEFATLQEALAHALREKEGKDQELAKLRGQEAAQRTELGELQQTVQRLREQLAKKEEERQQSLGPTGGEDPSGSGVQSESPGKSARKGPELEALRAEVSKLERQCREHQEKASGLERSLERERASRAEQSGALEALQGQLEEKAQELGRSRDTLATAQRELATLRAKAQDHSKAEDEWKTQVARGQQEAERKNSLISSLEEEVSILNRQVLEKEGESKELKRLVVAESEKSQKLEERLRLLQAETASNSARAAERSSALREEVQSLREEAEKQRVASESLRQELASQAERAEELGQELKTWQEKFFQKEQALSALQLEHTSTQALVSELLPAKHLCQQLQAEQAAAEKRHRDELEQSKQAAGGLRAELMRAQRELGELGPLRQKVAEQERAAQQLRAEKASYAEQLSMLKKAHGLLAEENRGLGERASLGRQYLEVELDQAREKYGQELAAVRADAETRLAEMQREAQNTARELEVMTAKYEGAKVKVLEERQRFQDERQKLTAQVEELTKKLADHDQASKVQQQKLKAQGGESQQEAQRLQAQLNELQAQLNQKEQAAEHYKLQMEKAKTHYDAKKQQNQELQEQLRGLEQLQKENKELRAEAERLGRELQQAGLKTKEAEQTCRHLTAQVRSLEAQVAHADQQLRDLGKFQVATDALKSREPQAKPQLDLSIDSLDLSCEEGTPLTITSKLPRTQPDGTSIPGEPASPISQRLPPKVESLESLYFTPIPARGQAPLESSLDSLGDVFLDSGRKTRSARRRTTQIINITMTKKLDVEEPDSANSSFYSTQSAPASQAGPRATSSTQSLARLGSPDDGNSALLSLPGYRPTTRSSARRSQAGVSSGAPPAPPAPISLPPPGRNSFYMGTCQDEPEQLDDWNRIAELQQRNRVCPPHLKTCYPLESRPSLSLATITDEEMKTGDPRETLRRASMQPAQIAEGAGITTRQQRKRVSSEPHQGPGTPESKKATSCFPRPMTPRDRHEGRKQSTTEAQKKAAAPAAKQADRRQSMAFSILNTPKKLGNSLLRRGASKKALSKASPTTRSGTRRSPRIATTAASAATAALAAATATPRAKGKAKH, from the exons GCTGAGTTAGCAGTCATTCTCAAGTTTGTGCTGGACCATGAGGATGGGCTGAACCTAAATGAGGACCTAGAGAACTTCTTGCAGAAAG CTCCTGTCCCTTCTCCTTGCTCCAGCACCATCTCTGAAGAGCTGTCCCCACCCAGCCACCAGGCCAAAAGGGAGGTTCGCTTCCTAGAGCTGCAGAAGGTTGCCTCTTCCAGCGGGAACAA CTTCCTCTCAGGTTCTCCAGCCTCCCCCATGGGCGACATCCTGCAGACTCCACAATTCCAGATGAGACGGCTGAAGAAGCAGCTTgcagatgagagaaataatagagatgagctggagctggagctggccGAGAACCGCAAGCTCCTCACTGAGAAGG ACGCACAGATAGCGGTGATGCAGCAGCGCATTGACCGCCTGGCTCTGCTGAACGAGAAGCAGGCGGCCAGCCCGCTGGAGCCCCGGGAGCTTGAGGAGCTCCGTGGCAAGAACGAGAG CCTCACTGTGCGTCTCCATGAAACCCTGAAGCAATGCCAGGACCTGAAGACAGAGAAGAGCCAGATGGATCGCAAAATTAACCAGCTTTCTGAGGAGAATGGGGAGCTTTCCTTTAAG CTCCGGGAGTTTGCCAGTCACCTGCAGCAACTACAGGGTGCCCTTAACGACCTGACGGAAGAGCACAGCAAGGCCACTCGAGAGTGGGTGGAGAAACAGGCCCATCTCGAGAAGGAGCTCAGCACGGCCGTGCAGGACAAG AAATGCcttgaagaaaagaatgaaatccttcAGGGAAAACTTTCACAGCTGGAAGAACAGTTGGCCCAGCTGCAGGAGAACCCACCCCGGGAGAAGGGCGAAGTGTTGGGGGACGTCTTGCAG ATGGAAACCCTGAAGCAAGAGGCGGCCTCTCTTGCCGCAGACAACACCCAGCTCCAAGCCAGGGTGGAGGCGCTGGAGGCTGAGCAGGGCCAACGGGAAGCCAAGCTGCTTGCCGAGCGGGGCCACTTCgaagaagaaaagcagcagctGGCCGGCCTCATTGCCGAGCTGCAGGGCTCCCTGTCCAACCTCAGCCAGGCGAAGGAAGAGCTGGAGCAGGCCTCTAAGGCTCAGGGGGCCCGGCTGTCTGCCCAGGTGGCCACGCTGACTTCGGAGCTCACCACCCTCAATGCCACTCTCCAGCAGCAGGATCAAGAACTGGCCGGCTTGAAGCAGCAGGCCAAACAGGAGCAGGCCCAGTTCGCACAGACCCTCGAGCAGCAAGAACAGGCCTCCCAGGGCCTTCGCCAGCAGTTGGAGCAGCTGAGCAGCAGCCTGAAGCAAAAGGAGCAACAGTTGGTGGAAGCCGCCCAGGAGCAGGAGGCGGCCAGGCGAGACCATGCCCAGCGACTGGCCGCTGCTGTCGAGGAGCGGCAGGCTTCTTTAAAGCAGAGGGATTCGGCCCTCCAGCAGCTGGAAGCGTTGGAGAAGGAGAAGACTGCCAAGCTAGAGGTCCTGCAACAGCAACTTCAGGCCGCTAATGAAGCCCAGGACAGCGCCCAGGCCTCAGTGACTCAGGCCCAGCAGGAGAAGGCAGAGCTGAGCCAGAAGGTGGAGGAACTCCGTGCCTGTGTTGAGGCAGCCCGCCAGGAGCAGTGTGAGGCCCAGGCCCAGGTGGCAGAGCTAAAGGCCCAGCTGAGGTCCGAGCAGCAAAAAGCAACCGAAAGAGAAAGGGTGGCCCAGGAGAAGGGCCAGTTCCAGGAGCAGGTCCGGGCTCTTGAGGAGTCCTTGAAGATCACCAAGGGCAGCCTGGAAGAGGAGAAGCGCAGGGCCTCAGATGCCCTGGAAGAGCAGCAGCGTCACATCTCCAAGCTGGAGGCAGAGACCCGGTGTCTGGTAGAACAGCATAAGCAGGAACAGAAGGAGCTAGAAGAAGAGAAGGCTGGGCGCAAGGGGCTGGAGGCCCGATTACGGCAGCTGGGGGAGGCCCATGAGGTCGAGATGGAAGCCCTGCGGCGGGAGCTGGCAGAGGCCATAGCCTCCCAGCGTGAGGCGGAGGGTGAGTGTGAACAGCTTGCCAAAGAGGTGGCCACCTGGCGCGAGCGGTACgaggacagccagcaagaggagGCACAGTACGGCGCCATGTTCCAGGAACAGCTGATGACCCTGAAGGAGGAATGCGAGAAGGCCCGCCAGGAACTACAGGAGGCCAAGGAGAAGGTGGCAGGGATCGAGGCCCACAGCGAGCTCCAGATCAGCCGGCAGCAGAGTGAAGTAGCTCAGCTTCATGCCAACCTGGCCAGAGCCCTCCAGCAGGTCCAGGAGAAGGAGGTCAGGGCCCAGAAGCTGGCAGACGACCTCTCCGCTCTGCAGGAGAAGATGGCTGCCACCGGCAAGGAGGTGGCCCGCCTCGAGGCCTTGGTGCGCAAGGCAGGAGAGCAGCAGGAAACGGCCTCCCGTGAGCTACTCAAGGAGCCGCCGAGGGcaggagacagagaggcagagtggCCGGAAGAGCAGCAGGGACGCCAGTTCTGCAGCACACAGGCGGCACTGCAGGCCATGGAGCGGGAGGCCGAGCAGATGGGCAGTGAACTGGAGAGGCTGCGGGCTGCGCTGATCGAGAGCCAGggccagcagcaggaggagcgtgggcagcaggagagggaggtggCTCGCCTGACCCAGGAGCGGGGCCGGGCCCAGGCCGATCTTGCCCTGGAGAAGGCTGCCAAGGCAGAGCTGGAGATGCGGCTGCAGAATGCCCTCAATGAGCAGCGTGTGGAGTTCGCGACCCTGCAGGAAGCCCTGGCCCACGCcctgagggaaaaggaagggaaggaccAGGAGCTGGCCAAGCTTCGTGGGCAGGAGGCAGCCCAGAGAACGGAGCTGGGGGAGCTGCAGCAGACTGTGCAGCGACTGAGGGAACAGCTGGCCAAGAAAGAGGAGGAGCGCCAGCAGTCTCTCGGGCCGACAGGTGGGGAAGACCCTTCTGGGTCAGGAGTGCAGTCGGAGTCTCCAGGAAAGAGCGCGCGAAAAGGCCCTGAGCTCGAGGCTCTGCGGGCGGAGGTGAGCAAGCTGGAGCGGCAGTGCCGGGAGCACCAGGAGAAGGCCTCTGGCCTGGAGCGCAGCCTGGAGCGTGAGCGCGCGTCCCGCGCGGAGCAGTCCGGGGCCCTGGAGGCTTTGCAGGGCCAGTTAGAGGAGAAGGCCCAGGAGCTGGGGCGCAGTCGGGACACCTTAGCCACAGCCCAAAGGGAGCTGGCCACCCTCCGGGCCAAGGCCCAAGACCATAGCAAGGCTGAGGATGAGTGGAAGACCCAAGTGGCCCGGGGCCAGCAGGAGGCTGAGAGGAAAAACAGCCTCATCAGCAGCTTGGAGGAGGAGGTGTCCATCCTGAACCGCCAGGTCctggagaaagagggggagagcaAAGAGTTGAAGCGGCTGGTCGTAGCGGAGTCGGAGAAGagccagaagctggaggagaggcTGCGCCTGCTCCAGGCAGAGACCGCCAGCAATAGCGCCAGGGCCGCCGAGCGCAGCTCTGCACTGCGGGAGGAGGTCCAGAGCCTCcgggaggaggcagagaaacagcGGGTGGCTTCGGAGAGCCTCCGGCAGGAGCTGGCCTCACAGGCAGAGCGAGCGGAGGAGCTGGGCCAAGAATTAAAGACATGGCAGGAGAAGTTCTTCCAGAAGGAGCAGGCCCTCTCTGCCCTGCAGCTGGAGCACACCAGCACGCAGGCGCTCGTGAGCGAGCTGCTGCCCGCTAAGCACCTGTGCCAGCAGCTGCAGGCCGAGCAGGCAGCGGCCGAGAAGCGCCACCGGGATGAGCTGGAGCAGAGCAAGCAGGCGGCTGGTGGGCTCCGGGCAGAGCTGATGCGGGCCCAGCGGGAGCTCGGGGAGCTGGGGCCCCTGCGGCAGAAGGTGGCGGAGCAAGAGCGGGCAGCGCAGCAGCTGCGGGCTGAGAAGGCCAGCTACGCGGAGCAGCTGAGCATGCTGAAGAAGGCTCACGGCCTGCTGGCAGAGGAGAACCGGGGGCTGGGTGAGCGGGCCAGCCTTGGCCGGCAGTATCTGGAAGTGGAGCTGGACCAGGCCAGGGAGAAGTATGGCCAAGAGCTGGCAGCTGTGCGTGCTGACGCTGAGACCCGTCTGGCTGAGATGCAGCGGGAAGCACAGAACACGGCCCGGGAGCTGGAGGTGATGACTGCCAAGTATGAGGGTGCCAAGGTCAAGGTCCTGGAGGAGAGGCAGCGGTTCCAGGACGAGAGGCAGAAACTCACTGCCCAG GTGGAAGAACTGACTAAGAAGTTAGCTGACCATGACCAAGCCAGCAAGGTGCAGCAGCAGAAGCTCAAG gcccagggaggggagagccaGCAAGAGGCCCAGCGCCTCCAGGCCCAGCTGAATGAGCTGCAGGCCCAGCTGAACCAGAAGGAGCAGGCAGCTGAGCACTACAAGCTACAG ATGGAAAAGGCCAAGACCCACTATGATGCCAAGAAACAGCAGAACCAGGAGCTGCAGGAGCAGCTCCGGGGCCTAGAGCAGctgcagaaggaaaacaaagagctGCGGGCTGAAGCTGAGCGGCTGGGCCGGGAGCTGCAGCAGGCTGGCCTGAAGACCAAGGAGGCCGAGCAGACCTGCCGCCACCTCACCGCCCAGGTGCGCAGCCTGGAGGCACAG GTTGCCCATGCTGACCAGCAGCTTCGCGATCTGGGCAAGTTCCAGGTGGCGACTGATGCCCTGAAGAGCCGGGAGCCCCAGGCTAAGCCTCAGCTGGACTTGAGTATTGACAGCCTGGATTTGAGCTGCGAGGAGGGGACTCCCCTCACTATCACCAG CAAGCTGCCTCGAACCCAGCCAGATGGCACCAGCATCCCTGGAGAGCCAGCCTCACCCATCTCCCAGCGACTGCCCCCCAAGGTAGAATCCCTGGAGTCTCTCTACTTCACCCCGATCCCTGCTCGGGGTCAGGCTCCACTGGAGAGCAGCCTGGACTCCCTGGGGGACGTCTTCCTGGATTCAGGCCGGAAGACCCGCTCCGCTCGTCGACGCACCACGCAGATCATCAACATCACCATGACCAAG AAGCTAGATGTGGAAGAGCCAGACAGCGCCAATTCATCCTTCTACAGCACACAGTCAGCCCCCGCCTCCCAGGCCGGCCCACGAGCCACCTCTTCTACGCAGTCTCTAGCCCGCCTGGGCTCTCCTGACGATGGCAACTCAGCTCTGCTCAGCCTGCCTGGCTACCGGCCCACCACTCGCAGCTCGGCTCGCCGCTCCCAGGCTGGGGTATCCAGTGGGGCTCCTCCAG CCCCACCCgctcccatctccctgccccccccaggaAGGAATAGCTTCTACATGGGCACTTGCCAGGATGAGCCCGAGCAGCTGGACGACTGGAACCGCATCGCAGAGTTGCAGCAGCGCAACCGGGTGTGCCCCCCACACCTGAAGACCTGCTACCCCCTGGAGTCCAGG CCTTCCCTGAGCCTGGCTACCATCACAGATGAGGAGATGAAAACCGGTGACCCCCGGGAGACCCTGCGCCGAGCCAGCATGCAGCCAGCCCAGATAGCCGAGGGCGCAGGCATCACCACCCGGCAGCAGCGCAAACGGGTCTCCTCAGAGCCCCATCAGGGCCCTGGTACCCCTGAG TCTAAGAAGGCCACCAGCTGTTTCCCACGCCCCATGACTCCCCGGGACCGACACGAAGGGCGCAAACAGAGCACTACGGAGGCCCAGAAGAAAGCCGCCGCTCCGGCTGCTAAACAG GCCGACCGCCGCCAGTCCATGGCTTTCAGCATCCTCAACACGCCCAAGAAGCTTGGGAACAGCCTGCTGCGGAGGGGAGCCTCAAAGAAAGCCCTGTCCAAGGCCTCCCCCACCACCCGTAGCGGGACCCGCCGCTCTCCGCGCATCGCCACTACCGCGGCCAGCGCTGCCACCGCCGCCCTCGCTGCCGCCACTGCCACCCCGCGGGCCAAGGGCAAG gCAAAGCACTAA